The genome window GCCGATGTTGACCCGGTCCAGGTAGTTGACGAAGTAGAGCAGGCAGAGGAAGGGCATGAGCCGGACCGCGACCTTGCGGACCACGCGGTTCCCCAGCCCGGTTGCGGTGGCGTCGGCGCTGTTCACCGGCCAGTCCTAAGCCGCCGCACCCGCCGCAGTCAAGACCGCGACCGCCTGGTGGGACGGCCGGTCGAGGGACGGCGAAGCCTCCCGACTACCGTTGCGGGTATGCCCGAACGACCGATTGCCCTGGTCACCGGTGCCTCACGTGGCATCGGTGCCGCCGTGGCCCGCTCGCTGGCCGACACGCACGACCTGCTGTTGGGCGGCCGCGACACCACTTCCCTGGAAAAGGTCACCGCCGACATCCCCGGCGCCCGCCCCTGGCCCGTCGAGCTCACCGACCACGAGTCGGTGGCCGCCGCGGTCGCCGAGATCGACCACCTGGACGTGCTCGTGCACAGCGCCGGGCTGGTCGAGCTGGCGCCGCTCGCCGACGCGCCGCCGGACTCGTGGCGCCGCACCTTCGAGATCAACCTCTTCGCCGTCACCGAGCTGACCCGGCTGCTGCTGCCCGCGCTGCGCGCGGCGAAGGGGCACGTGGTGCTGGTCAACTCCGGCGCGGGCCTGTCGGCCAAGCCGAACTGGGGCTCCTACGCTGCCAGCAAGTTCGCGCTGCGCGCGTTCGCCGACGTGTTGCGCGCGGAGGAAGCGGCCAGCGGA of Saccharopolyspora erythraea contains these proteins:
- a CDS encoding SDR family oxidoreductase, producing the protein MPERPIALVTGASRGIGAAVARSLADTHDLLLGGRDTTSLEKVTADIPGARPWPVELTDHESVAAAVAEIDHLDVLVHSAGLVELAPLADAPPDSWRRTFEINLFAVTELTRLLLPALRAAKGHVVLVNSGAGLSAKPNWGSYAASKFALRAFADVLRAEEAASGIRVTSVFPGRTATDMQRGVRAAEGGEFEPENYLRPESVAEPIVSAVRSSRDAHMTELVIRPA